The following coding sequences lie in one Plasmodium berghei ANKA genome assembly, chromosome: 7 genomic window:
- a CDS encoding GTP-binding protein, putative gives MIFIFKAILFANIYYNIVFSFHTKNNSNNYIYIKKNNFKNFKFKKSKYMSKKCNTTFLCMNNEEQNDSLKKNKSGDSLKFYGFSHIYKHLKTDQSNIDSIKKGKDENSKTSHENFVKNDFIKQVSAFSQENKNDIKKYPEEDKKCTLNPDNNSVNSISVNVLVKDEPNRIQKMAFENIYDYSNIFKEKEKKIHIKKYVANIFQKLPKFKDNLKVIKDALLYLKFIEKGNLYLIKDLDKKSINSEPYDDFSNKKKKKGTKKDKIKLELTSIYNNINKEKHTKKRICKECCIKVDLYTKLLSRPLNNIYNLHTNLKKYLHPFQYSLYENAITNMYKDGEASMPLNDVLNNIVEVRKLITVTGKAYAGQMKYLKTCREIFNKLNEAIVDLNVILQSGRKWLDLYNSYIKKIKKIKYIDIEKPAISIIGCTNVGKSSILNSITNSKSKIASYNFTTKEFNLGHYSFVNENDIFTAQIMDLPGLINRQEEKRNIMEKLSLSSLKNIPSGVIYVFDPLKKEDHKFSSLKSQIEIRYYLRGLFPFRPWIDVITKSDLIDFSMVNIPKDIKENAIFISTEYKDSLLPLKEKINEMTFKLNKFLLKHTME, from the coding sequence atgatatttatatttaaagcCATTTTATTcgcaaatatttattataacatagttttttcttttcacacaaaaaataacagtaacaattatatatatataaaaaaaaataattttaaaaattttaagtttaaaaaaagtaaatatatgtCTAAAAAGTGTAACACAACATTTTTGTGCATGAATAATGAAGAACAAAATGATtcactaaaaaaaaataaatcaggGGATAGTTTAAAATTTTACGGATTttcacatatttataaacatttaaaaacaGATCAATCAAATATAGattctataaaaaaaggaaaagatgaaaatagtaaaacatctcatgaaaattttgtcaaaaatgattttataaaacaaGTGTCAGCATTTTCccaagaaaataaaaatgatataaagaaatatcccgaagaagataaaaaatgcaCACTAAACCCAGACAATAATAGTGTAAATAGTATAAGTGTTAACGTATTAGTTAAAGACGAACCAAATAGGATACAAAAAATGgcatttgaaaatatatatgattatagcaatatatttaaagaaaaagaaaaaaaaattcatataaaaaaatatgttgctaatatatttcagAAATTACCAAAATTTAAAGACAATCTAAAAGTAATTAAAGATGCATTATTGTATCTAAAATTTATAGAAAAAGGAaacttatatttaattaaagaTTTGGATAAGAAAAGCATAAATTCAGAACCATATGAcgatttttcaaataaaaaaaaaaaaaaaggaacaaaaaaagataaaataaaattagaaTTAACtagtatttataataatataaataaagaaaaacacacaaaaaaaagaatatgcAAAGAATGCTGTATTAAAGTAgatttatatacaaaacTTTTATCAAGACCtttaaacaatatatataatttgcacacaaatctaaaaaaatatttgcatCCTTTTCAGTATAgtttatatgaaaatgctataacaaatatgtataaagaTGGAGAAGCTTCAATGCCATTAAATGatgtattaaataatattgtagAAGTAAGAAAATTAATAACAGTAACTGGAAAAGCATATGCAGGacaaatgaaatatttaaaaaccTGTAGagaaatatttaacaaattaaatgaagCTATAGTTGATCTAAATGTTATTTTACAATCAGGAAGAAAGTGGCtagatttatataattcatacattaaaaaaattaaaaaaattaaatatattgatataGAAAAACCAGCCATATCAATTATAGGTTGTACTAATGTAGGAAAAAGTAGTATTCTAAATTCTATTACAAATTCTAAATCTAAAATAGCAagttataattttacaaCTAAAGAGTTTAATCTAGGCCATTATTCATTtgtaaatgaaaatgatatatttacagCACAAATTATGGATTTGCCAGGACTTATAAATCGAcaagaagaaaaaagaaacatCATGGAAAAACTTTCTCTTTcttctttaaaaaatatacctTCTGGAGTTATCTATGTTTTTGAtccattaaaaaaagaggatcataaattttcttctttaaAATCACAAATAGAAATTAGATATTATTTAAGAGGACTTTTTCCATTTAGACCATGGATTGATGTTATAACCAAATCAGATTTAATTGATTTTTCAATGGTAAATATTCCTaaagatataaaagaaaatgctatttttatttcaacaGAATACAAAGATTCGTTGTTACCActgaaagaaaaaataaacgaaATGACAttcaaattaaataaattctTGCTCAAGCATACGATGGAATaa